CGCTCAGCATCCTGCCGCTGCTCGCCGAGGGTCCCGCCGACCTGGGGCAGGTCGCCGACCGCCTCGGCGTGCACAAGTCCACGGCCCTGCGCCTGCTGCGCACCCTCCACGAGCACGGCCTCGTCTACCGCCAGTCCGACCAGCGCTACCGCCTCGGCGCCCTCCTCTTCGCCCTCGCCCAGGAGGCGATGGAGAACCTCGACGTCCGCGAGATCGCCTATCCGCACCTGGTCCGCCTCAACGAGAGCTGCGGACACACCGTGCACCTCGCCGTGTACGAGGAGAACGAGGTCCTCTACATCGACAAGGTCGAGAGCCGCTCCCCGGTGCGGATGTACTCCCGCATCGGCAAGCCCGTCGCCATCACCGTCGCCGCGGTCGCGAAGCTGCTCCTGGCCGACCTGCCCGAGCACGAGCGGCGGGCGGTCGCGGAGAAGCTCGACTACCCCGCGTACACGGCCCGTTCGACACCCGACGCCACCGCGTTCCTGCGCGAGCTGGAGAAGGTGCGCGAACAGGGCTGGGCCACCGACCTCGGCGGCCACGAGGAGTCCATCAACTGCGTCGCGGCGCCCATCCGCGGCGCCGACGGCCGGGTCGTCGCCGCGATGTCGGTGTCCGCGCCGAACGTCGTCGTCACCGCCGACGAACTCCTCACCCTCCTGCCGCTGGTGCGCCGTACGGCGGACGCCATCAGCGGCGAGTACTCCGGCAGAACACCAGTGAAGGGCACCGAATGACGGACAAGACCGCACTCACCCCCAAGACCCACACCACCCCGCCGGCGAAGTTCTCGCACGGTGTGAAGAAGGGCAACATCCTCCAGGTGGCCGGCCAGGTCGGCTTCCTGCCCGCGGAGGAGGGCAAGCCGCCCACGCCCGCCGGCCCGACCCTGCGCGAGCAGACCCTCCAGACCCTGGCCAACGTCAGGGCCATCCTTCAGGAGGGCGGCGCCGGCTGGGACGACGCGATGATGATCCGCGTCTACCTCACCGACGTGGCCCACTTCGCCGAGTTCAACGAGATCTACGACGCGTACTTCGAGGAGCAGGGCCTGACCCAGCCGCCCGCCGCGCGCACGACGGTCTACGTCGGCCTGCCCGCGGGCCTCCTCGTCGAGATCGACGCGCTGGCCGTCCTCGGCTGACCCACCCCCACCCCGCCGTCCGCTCTCCGCGTAGTGGCCGGGTGTGGAGCGTCTTCGTGTAACGATGCGGGGGCTGGCTGTGTGCGGCACAGGTTCGTCGACCATACTGCTCCGCTGTGGAGCAGCGCATAGGTTCGAGCAGCCAGCCCCTGGAGGGCGCCGGATTCGACCCGGCCTTCATCCCCGGGCTCACGTCACCCGCGTCCGGCCGCACGGAGGACGACGGGCCGGAGAAGGAGCCTGAGGTCGCCGAGGCCGAGGAAGCCGAGGATGCCGCCCCCGAGCGGGCGGAGACGGCGGAGACGGCGGAGACCTCCCCCTCCGAACCGGAGGAGGCCGATGTCGACGGCCCCGTCTTCGAGGCGTCCGACCGCCGCGCGCGGATGGTCGCCGACCACAGAGGCGTACACCTGTCCCTGGACGACCAGGAATGCGAGTTCCGCTGGGACGAGATCGGGGCGGTCGAGACGGAGACCGCCCGCTTCGGCAAGCGCTACACCGTCACCGTCCACACCCCTGACCGGCGCTGGTACCCGATCGAGATCGAAGCGCCGGCCAGGAGCCACTTCAAGGAGTGGGACGAACAGTTGGACGCGGTCCTCGACGCCTACTTCGAGGAAGACGCCGGCTGAGAAGCGCGCCTAGCCGCAGTACTGGCTTTCCTTTCCGATCGACCGGTACATGCAGTCGGCGTTCTCCAGCAGTTGCAACACCGCGTCCCGGTTACGGGAGGTCTCCCGCTCGATCACCTCGTCGGGCGGGTAGAACCCGCCACCGCCGGACCTCGGATACATTTCGAAGGTGTAGCCGAAGATCTTGTGCGTGCCCCAGAGGTAGTCGTCGATCGACCCGTCCGTGATGTACAGGTCGCTGGCCTGCTCCGCCGTGTACCCGTTGCTCGCGGCCATCTTCTGCCCGACCGCCTTGAACGCCGCGTTGTCGTCCGCGGTCATCCCGGTGGCCGTGTCGGAGTACGTGTAGCCGAACGGCCACAGCACCAGCTCGCTGTAGGTGTGGAAGTCGATGCCGGCCTTGATCTGCTGCACCCCGCCGACGACCCGGCTGCGCACGAAGTCGGCGACGACCTTGACCTCGGGCGCGGACTCGGGCGCGGAGCCCCGGTAGGTGTCGGATGACGTCGAGCCGGAGGAGCCGCCGCAGCAGCCCCAGCGGTAGTTCCAGTTGCGGTTGAGGTCCGTACCGACGTACGAACTGCCGCTGTTGGGCTGGCGGTTCTTGCGCCACGAGCGGTACGACCCGGTCGCGATGTCGTACTCGCCGCCGTCCGGGTTGATGTCCGGGACGATCCAGATCTCACGGCTGTTCACCAGGCCGGTGACGCGTGAGTCGGAGCCGTAGTCGGAGGTCAGCTCGCGCAGCAGGTAGAGCGCCATCTCGACGGTGAGGTGCTCACGGGCGTGCTGGTGGTGCGTGAACAGCACTTCCGGCTCGGACTCGTCGCTGCCCACGTTGTCGCTGATCTTGACGGCGACGATGTTCCGGCCCTGGTACGACTTGCCGATCACACGCTGGCTGGCGATGGAGGGGTTGGCCGAGACGATCGAGTTGATCTCGCTCGTCATCTCCGCGTAGTTGTGGTAGCGCGAGTCGGCGGACGGGAAGTCGTGGATCCGGATGTCGTCCTCGCCGGCGGACCGGTCGGGCACCGCGCCGAGCGGGGTGACCTCGTAGCCCAGCGCGCGCAGCTTCTTGATCTGGTCCGCGCGTCCGGAGACGACGACACCGTGGCCGTGGGCCTCGTCCACGGTCACGCCGGTGCGCTGAAGTGCCGTGCGGTCCTTGGCCGTCGAGTGCATGTGGATCTCGTACTGCCGGACGTCGTCGGCCGACGGGGCCGCCTTGCGGGCGCTGTCGGCGGTGGCGTCGGTCGTCGTCGCGGAGAGGGGTGCCGCGAGGGCGAGTGCGAGGAGGGCGGCGAGGGCGGCGGTGCGTCTTCCGGTGCGGGCACCGGAGCCTCGTATGCGGAGTCGCATGAAATCTCCTTGTGGGAGGTGGGGTTGTTCCGTGCGACGTACGTGTGCGGGTGGCGCACATCGTTCTGCTAATGGCATGAGCAGGTCAAGACTGAAAGCGGACGCGCAGTGTACGCGTGCGGCCCGGCGGGCGAGCTGTCCCGGCCGAAGTCCACCCATGGGGGTGACCCGAGCGTGCATATATGTACGCAACGGGGAAGAGTTGGGGTCCGCGCTGGGCCTGTCCGGCACATCCCCGTCGTCCGCCCGGACGTCGCGGAGCAGGCGGGGATTGCCAGACAGGCCCCAGGGGAGCCGGAGTGTCCGGATCCTCGGACCACACCCCAGAGGACTGGCTGATCATGGGCGGATCAGCGCCACGACGGGACCACCATCTGCCGGTCGAGACGACCAGCTTCGTCGACCGGCGTGGCGAACTGACCCAGGGCCGCGAGCTGCTGGCCCGCGCACGGCTGGTGACGCTGACCGGGCCGGGCGGCGTCGGCAAGACCCGGCTCGCCGCGCGCGTCGCGGCCCGGGTGCAGCGCGCCTTCCCGGACGGCGAGGAGCGGGCCTGCCGGGCCCTGGGACGGGAGGCGTTCGAACGGGCCCACCGGCGCGGCGGGAGCCTCGGCCTCACCGAACTCGTCGGCCACGCCCTCCAGGAACCGGCCCGCCCGCACCCCGGCGAGTCCCGGGCCCCGCACGACGACACCACGGTCCGTCTCACCCCCCCCGTGAGACCGAGGTCGCCCGGCTCGTCGCCGAAGGGCTCGCCAACCAGCAGATCGCCGACCGACTGGTGATCGCCCGCCGCACCGCCGAAGGCCATGTGGAACGCATCCTCAGCAAGCTCGGCTTCAGCAACCGCAGCCAGATCGCCGCCTGGGGGACGGCCCAGCGCTGACCCGCCTGCCGCAGACCCCGCCCACACCCAGGTCCCGCCCACACCCAGACCGCTAGGGGAACCCATGACCACCCGACAGCCCCCCACACCCGCCGCGTTCGACCACCGCATGGCCGTCTTCGACACCGACGACGGCTTCGTGGCCGCCGCCCTGCCCTTCCTCGGCGAAGGCCTCGCCGCCCCCGGCGAACCACCCCCCGTGGCCATCGCCGACCCCCGCAACCTGGACCTGCTGCGGGACGCCCTCGGCGGGGACGCGAAGGACGTCACCTGCATCCCGCACACCGACTGGTACACCGGCTCCGCCGCCAACGCCGTCGCCCAGGCCGCCTCGTATCTCACCGCCCACGCCGGCCCCGGCGGCCGGATCCACCTCCTCATGGAACCCGTCTGGAGCGGCCGCGCCGGCCGCTCGGCCCGCGAGACCACCGAGTGGATCCGCTACGAGGCCCTGGCCAACCTCCTCTTCGCGCCCATGGCCACGACCGCCCTGTGCGCGTACGACACCCGCACCGCCGGTCCCGCCGTCGTCGCCGCGGCCCGCCGCGCCCACCCCGGCACGGACGTGTACCAGGACCCGGTGCGGCTCGCGGCCGAACTCGACGCCGCACCGCTGCCGCTGCCCCCGGGCGGCGCGCAGCCCCTGCCGGAGCCGTATGCCGCTGCCGTGCAGGGCTGGGCGGAGGCCCGGGGGCTTCCCGCCGCCGACGCCGAGTTGTTCGCCACGGCCGTCGCGGAGACGGCGGCCGCCCTGGCGCCCCTCGACGGCACCGCCCTGCTGTGGGGCGAGGCGCCCGCCTGCGTGTGCGAGCTGCGCTCGGCCCGCCCCGTCGGCGACCCGCTCGCCGGCTTCGTCCCGCCCCCGCCCACCGGCCCGGAACCCGGCCCGGGCCTGTGGTACGCGCGCCAGGTCTGCGCGTACGTGGACATCCGTGACGACGCCGCAGGAGCCACGGTCCGCCTCCAGTACGCGTGACCCCCACCCGCACACGCAGGTAGGGGATCGGGTAGTCCTCCCCCGTGCCGGACCGGTCCCCGGGACACCCTGGAGCCATGCTGCGACTCTCCGGGCCCCCACCTCCCGGACCCGACGCCACGTACGGCCCGTTCCCGCAACCACCCCTGGGAGCAGGCCACCTGAGCGTCGAGTTCGCCCCCGAGCCCTCCGCCGTCCGCGAGGCACGCGCTCGGGTGCGCAGGCAGTTGGAGGGATGGGGGCTGGCGGAGCGCGGGGAGGTGGCGGACGTGGCGGAACTGCTCGTCGGCGAACTGGCCACCCACGCGCTGGTGCACGCCGAGAGCCGCTTCCGGCTCACCCTCTTCGCCGCGCACGGCGTACTGCGCTGCGAGGTCGCCGACACGGAACGCCGCGTGCCCCGGGTGCTGGAGTTCGAGCTCGGCACGTGCGGATCGGACGGCTGTGGTCGGCGACAGACGTGACGCTCCGCTGGGTGGGGCCCTGGCGGTGTGCTCAGCCGCCGGGGCCTGCCAGGGGCCTGCCAGGGGCCTGTCCGGGGCCCGTGCGGGAGGGTGCCTCGTACGCGCATCACGTGAAGATCCGGTCACGCCCCCTTGTCCTACCGGCGCCTTTGGGCTTTCTTGACCTGCATGGCGGACACCACGGGAAACACCACGGACCACGAGGCGTCGAGACACCCCTCGCAGCGCAAGGCGAGTTGGAAGTACATCGGCCCGGGGATCGTCGTCGCGGCGACGGGCGTCGGTGCCGGTGACCTGGTCGCCACGCTGATCGCTGGCAGCAACTTCGGCTACACGCTCCTGTGGGCCGCGATCATCGGCTGCCTGGTGAAGATCTCCCTGGCCGAGGCGGCGGGCCGCTGGCATCTGTCCACGGGCCGCACCCTGTTCGACGGCTGGGCCAGCCTCGGCCGCTGGACCACCTGGTTCTTCGCCGTCTACGTCGTGGTCTGGGGCTTCGTCTACGGCGCGGCGGCGATGTCGTCGAGCGCGCTGCCGCTCCAGGCGCTGTTCCCCGATGTGATGGACCTGAAGTGGTGGGGCATCGCCTGCGGCCTGGTCGGTCTGGTCTTCGTCTGGTTCAACAAGTACGCGGTGTTCGAGAAGGTCATGACGGTCCTGGTGGGCGTCATGTTCCTGGTGACGGTGTACCTGGCGATCCGCGTCACGCCCAACATCCCCGACGCCTTCGCGGGCCTCCTCCCGGTGCTGCCCGACGAGAAGGACTCGATCCTGAACACCCTGGGCCTGATCGGCGGCGTCGGCGGCACGATCACCCTCGCGGCCTACGGTTACTGGGTCAACGCCAAGGGCTGGACCGACACCGGCTGGATGAAGGTCATGCGCCTGGACAACCGCGTCGCCTACGCCACGACCGGCATCTTCGTGATCGCCATGCTCTTCGTGGGCGCGGAGCTCCTGCACTCGGCGAACGTCGCGATCGCGAGCGGCGACAAGGGCCTGATCCAGCTGGGCGACATCCTGGAGAAGGAGTACGGCACGGCGACGGCGAAGTTCTTCCTGATCGGGTTCTTCGCCACGTCCTTCACCTCCCTGATCGGCGTCTGGCACGGCGTCAGCCTGATGTTCGCCGACTTCGTGGCCCGCCTGTCGGGCAAGGGCCAGGCCAAGGGCGAGGAGGTCGCCTCGGGGACACGCGAACGCTCCTGGCCCTTCCGCGCCTACCTGCTCTGGCTGACCTTCCCGCCCATGATCCTCCTCTTCGAGGGCCAGCCCTTCCGGCTGATCATCATCTACGGCGTCCTCGGCGCGGCCTTCCTGCCCTTCCTCGCCGGCACCCTGATCTGGCTCCTGAACTCCTCCCGTACCCCCAGGGAGTGGCGCAACGGCCCGCTCAGCAACGCGATGCTCGCCGTCGCGGGCCTGCTGTTCCTGATCCTGTGCGTGAAGCAGATCTGGGACCAGCCGTGGGGGGAGTTCTTCTAGGGCGCCGGGGAGGACGGCGGCCGGCTACGGCAGCCCGTGCACATGCGGACCCACCGCGCTGGACCACGCGTTGCCGTCCGTCGCGTCCCAGTTGGTCGACCAGGTCATCGCGCCCCGGAGGTCCGGATATGTCCGGGGCGGCTTGGAGGAGCCGCAGCCCGAGCCCTTGGTCAGGCAGTCCAGGGCGTTGTTCACCAGGACGGTGCGACGTAGCCGCCGCCTGCCGCGCGGGTCGAGGCGGGCAGGCCCAGGCCGACCTGGGACGGGGCGAGGCCGTTCTCCAGCTGGATGCGGGCCAGGGCGGTGAGGAAGTCGACCGTGCCCTGGCCGTAGACCTTGCCGTCGCAGCCGAGCATGGAACCGCTGCGGTACCCGCGTCACCGCACCAGTCGCCGCGCGTACGTCCACGACAGTGCGCCGAACAGCGCCACGAGCAGCGCGAGTACGACGTAACCGGCGCCCGGCACCTCCATGGTCAGTGCACCTCGACCGAGTCGATGATCCGGTCCAGGTCCCCGTCCGACAGGGATCCCTGCTGCGCGTCGACCCGGATCGCGAACGTGGTGTCCGTCGAGTCGAGGCCGTGCACGATGGCGGCGCTGACGGCGACCATGCCGAGGTACTCCGTGCCGGTCGCGCCGCGGTCGTCGTAGACCGGTCTGTGTGCGTACGTCCGTATGCCGCCCCGCGAGCCATACGGCACTCCTTTTCCCCGACTGCCTTCGTGTGGACGGCGAGATGAGGTTCGCGCCCCTTCCGAAGGCCTGGGCCCCAGGGCCCAAACGGAGGCCCACCGTCAACACGGGGCCCGCCCGGACCCCGCCCCGAGACCCCGACAGTGACCGGCAAGATGCTCAACCTGCCCCGTTTTGGCGCATCTTGTGCAACGACAGTTGCTCACCAGCTACACAAACGCTGTTCTCCGGCCACAGAGCCGTGGATACAGTGCTGAGGTAGTCACGCAGTGAAGTCGACGGGGTGTGCCGGAGTAACACACGGCGGACCGACGGGGCATGGGGAAACGGGGAGCTGCGCGTGCCAACTGCCATTGCCGTGACCAGTGCCGACATGGCGCTGCCGCCACAGGACGAACGCACCTTGCCCGCCGTCGTGCTGAGGGACGTCGACCGGCGCCCCCTGGAGCAGGCCCTCGCCGAGATGCAGACCCTGGTCGAGCACCACGGGCATGTGATCGTGGTCTGCTCACAGGCCGCGCCCACCGCCGTGCAGCGACGGCTGCACACCCTGCGCTCCCTCATGGAGAGCGACCGGATCGCCCTCTTCCGCCCCGATCTGCCCCCACTCGGACTCGCCGTCCTGGCCCGCCAGTTACGGCAGCTCGCGTCCTGCGACATCAGCCCCGGCGTGCTCGCCTCGGCCGGCCGGCTGCTCGTCCACTACATCCACGCCGGGGCGCTGCTCAACTCCGTCGCCCGGCTCGACCGCGTCCCCGTCGGCCTGAAGTCGCACGCCAAGTCATGGGTACCGGGCAGCCAGTTCGGCGTACTCGCCCACCCCGAACCGCAGCTGGTGAAGATCGCCCCCGAAGCCACCCTCACCGGCCCCGAGTTCGGCACCTGGATGCTGGTCGCCAAGGGGCAGCTCCAGTCCGACTGGGTCACCGGCACCCTCGCCCCGTCCTGGAAGGTGCAGGGGCTGCGCGAGATCCCGCTCCCGGCTGAATCACCGGCCTGGTGGGGCACCGGCAAGCTGATCGAGTTCTGCAGCTATCTGCCCGACCTGTCGGTCCTCTACCAGCTGGTCACCTCCGTACGGCGGACCCGCTGCCACTGGTGCGGCATCGACGTCATCGGTGACCGCTGTGTCTTCTGCTCGGCCATGCCGCCCGTTCACGACAGCCCACCCCTCAAGCAGCTGGAGAACCGAACGGCCGTCGGGTGAGCCCTGGCACCGCAGATCAGCACTGTTCCGATCCCGCTCGACCGATATCCCCAACGAGGTTGTACGGTTCATGAACTCCCGTCAGCGCCGCGGCGTGATTCTCCTGCTCCTGTCGGTCGTCTGCGCCCTCGGCGCCTTCACCGGCGTGCTGTCCGTCATCAGTGACGTGAAGTCCAAGGTGGGCCCCGAGGTCACCGCCTACCGGCTGAAGTCCGACGTGCCGCCCTACACGACCCTCAACACGAGTCAGTTCGAGAAGATCAAGATGCCCGAACGGTGGCTGTCGGGCAACGCCGTCACCGACCTGCGCGAGATCCAGGGCAAGATCGCCGTGACCACGCTGCAAGCGGGCTCCCTGCTCCAGTCCGACATGATCGTCCGTCGGCCGGCCCTCCAGCCCGGCCAGCAGGAGGTCGCCATCATGATCGACGCGGCGACCGGCGTGGCCGGCAAGATCACGCCCGGCTCCTCGGTCAACGTCTACGCCACCTTCGAGGGCAAGCGCGAGGGCGACCCCGACCAGTCGAAGATCATCGTGACGAACGCCAAGGTCCTCGACGTCGGTCAGCTGACCGCCCTGAAGCCGGACGAGAACAACCGCAACCAGCAGCCCACCGACGCCGTCCCGATCACCTTCGCGCTGTCCGCCATAGACGCCCAGCGCATCACCTACGCCGAGTCGTTCGCCCAGCGGGTCCGGCTCGCCCTCGTCGCGCCCGGCAGCGACACCACCGTCCCGGAGCAGGACCGGACGTACGAGCTCGCGAAGGACAAGTGAGAGGTTCGCATGCCCACGAGGATCCTCCCGGCAGTCGGCGACGCGGACGCGGTCCGTTCCATCACGACTCTGCTCAGCCAGCTCCCCGACGCCGAGCCGGTCGCCCCGGTGGTCGACTCGACCCAGCTCATCGACACGCTCGCGCGCCTGGCCGCCGAGTCGGTCGACGAGCTGCCCGAGGTCGTGGTGGTGCACGAGCGGATCGGCCCCGTCCCCGCGCTGGAGCTGATCCGCGAAGTCGCCCTGCGCTTCCCGGCCGTCGGCGTCATCCTCGTCACCTCGGACGCGAGCCCCGGCCTGTTCCAGGCCGCCATGGACTACGGCGCCCGGGGCCTGGTCGCCCTGCCCCTGAGCTACGAGGAACTGGCCAGCCGCGTCCAGGCGGTCGCCCAGTGGTCCGTCGGCGTACGGCGGCACCTGGGCGCCGGCGCCGACGTGTTCACCGGCGTCGGAGGCACGGTGGTCACGGTGAGCGGAGCCAAGGGCGGCGTGGGCACCACCTTGACGGCGATCCAGCTGGCCCTCGCAGCCCAGGCCTCCGGCCGCAGCACGGCGCTGGTCGACATGGACCTCCAGACCGGTGATGTCGCCTCCTACCTGGACGTCCAGTTCCGCCGCTCCGTGGTCGACCTGGCCGCCATCACGGACATCTCCCCGCGCGTCCTGGCCGACGCGGTCTTCCGCCACGACACCGGCATCGCGCTGCTGCTCGCCCCCGCCGAGGGGGAGCGCGGCGAGGACGTCACCGACCGCGCCACCCGCCAGATCGTCAGTGCCCTGCGCTCCCGCTACGAGGTCGTCGTCATCGACTGCGGCGCCCAGCTGAACGGGGCGGGTGCGGCCGCCGTGGAGATGGCCGACAGGGCCCTGCTGATCACGACGCCGGACGTGGTCGCGGTACGGGGCGCCAAGCGGGCGGTGCGGATGTGGGACCGGCTCCAGATCCGCAAGGCGGAGGAGACGACCATCGTCGTCAACCGGTACTCGCGCGGTACGGAGATCCAGCCGCCGCTGATCCAGAAGATCACCGGCACGGCCGTCGCGGCCACCGCGGTCCCCGCCAACTTCAAGGAACTGCAGAGTGTCGTGGACGCGGGCCGCATCCACGAACTGGAGAGCAAGAGCTCGGTGAAGCAGGCCCTGTGGGGCCTGGCCGGCGAACTGGGGCTGGTCAAGGTGCCCGAGGGCGCCCAGAAGGCGGGCCGGCTGCGGGGGGACCGGGGGTCGGTGAGCTTCCGGCGGCGCAAGGACGGAGGGGGATGAGGATGCCCAGGTCCGCGAGACGGCGGGACGACGGCCAGGTCACCATCGAGTTCCTCGGCATGATGCCGACGATCATCGTGACGCTGGTGGTGCTGTGGCAGCTCGTGCTGGTGGGCTACACCTTCACGCTCGCGGGGAATGCCGCCGATGAGGCGGTGCGGGCGGGGACGGCGGCGGAGCCGGGTGAGCGGGATGCCGCGTGCCGGGCAGCGGGACTGGACAAGCTGTCGGACGCGTGGAGGGCCGGCGCCGAGGTGGGCTGCACCACCGGTGGCGGCTATGTCACCTCCGACGTCAAGCTCGAGGTCCCCGTCCTCTTCCCGGGCACGGTCTCCGTCCCGCTCCCGGTCAAGGGCCACGCCGGCGCGGTCGAGGAGGCGAAGTGAGATGGCGTACGTCCGCAGAGAGCGCGACCGCGGCCAAGTGGCCATCGAGTACATAGGGTTCCTGCCGATCCTGCTGCTCGTCGCCATGGCGGCCGTACAGCTGGGGCTGATCGCGTACACGGCGCAGCAGGCGGGGACGGCGGCCCGGGCGGGGGCGCGCAGTGCCTCGCTGGACGGGCCGCACGAAGGGGACTGCCAAGCCGCGGTGAGCGACTGGCTGGCCAAGACCACCCGATGCCCCGCGTCGTACGGCGGCGACGAGGTCACGGTCACCGCCGAGATCACCATCCCGTCGATCATCCCGGGCAAGGGCGACTTCGGCACGGCCCGCAAGACCGCCACGATGCCGCTCGACCACTGAACGACGAGCAAGGAGCACCTCACGCATGAGCCTGCGAGCACGCATCAACTCCCCGGAGGAGAACGGCAACCGGGGCGAGGACGGCCACATGGTCGCCTCCTACCGGGCCAAACTCCTGGAGGAGATCGACCTCGCGGAGATGAGTTCGCTGGCCGCCGCCGAGCGCAGGGCGCGGCTGGAGCGGGTGCTCGGGCACATCATCAGCCGTGAGGGCCCGGTCCTGTCGACCGTGGAGCGCTCGCAGCTGATCCGCAGGGTGGTCGACGAGGCACTCGGCCTGGGCATCCTGGAGCCGCTCCTGGAGGACGCCTCCATCACGGAGATCATGGTGAACGGCCCGGACGCGATCTTCGTGGAGCGCGGCGGCCGGGTGGAGCAGCTGCCGATGCGCTTCGCCTCGAACGACCAGCTGATGCAGACGATCGAGCGGATCGTCTCGACGGTCAACCGCCGCGTGGACGAGTCGAACCCGATGGTCGACGCCCGCCTCCCCTCCGGCGAACGCGTCAACGTCATCATCCCGCCCCTCTCCCTGACCGGCGCCACGCTCACCATCCGCCGCTTCCCGCGCTCCTTCACGCTGCAGGAGCTGATCGGCCTGGGCTCGCTCGACGAGCCCATGCTGTACCTGCTGGCGGGCCTGGTGCAGGCGAAGTTCAACGTCATCGTCTCGGGCGCGACGGGCACCGGCAAGACGACGCTGCTGAACGCTCTGTCGGGCCTGATCCCGGAGGGCGAGCGCATCATCACCATCGAGGACTCGGCCGAACTCCAGCTCCAGCAGGCGCACGTCATCCGCCTGGAGTCCCGCCCCGCGAACGTGGAGGGCAAGGGCCAGATCACGATCCGCGACCTGGTCCGCAACTCCCTGCGTATGCGCCCCGACCGCATCGTCGTCGGTGAGGTCCGCGGCGGCGAGTCGCTGGACATGCTCCAGGCGATGTCGACGGGGCACGACGGCTCGCTGGCCACCGTCCACGCCAACAGCGCGGAGGACGCGCTGATGCGTCTGCAGACCCTGGCCTCCATGTCGGAGGTGGAGATCCCCTTCGTGGCGCTGCACGACCAGATCAACAGCGCGGTCGAC
This region of Streptomyces caelestis genomic DNA includes:
- a CDS encoding CpaF family protein → MSLRARINSPEENGNRGEDGHMVASYRAKLLEEIDLAEMSSLAAAERRARLERVLGHIISREGPVLSTVERSQLIRRVVDEALGLGILEPLLEDASITEIMVNGPDAIFVERGGRVEQLPMRFASNDQLMQTIERIVSTVNRRVDESNPMVDARLPSGERVNVIIPPLSLTGATLTIRRFPRSFTLQELIGLGSLDEPMLYLLAGLVQAKFNVIVSGATGTGKTTLLNALSGLIPEGERIITIEDSAELQLQQAHVIRLESRPANVEGKGQITIRDLVRNSLRMRPDRIVVGEVRGGESLDMLQAMSTGHDGSLATVHANSAEDALMRLQTLASMSEVEIPFVALHDQINSAVDVIVQLTRFADGARRITEVALLESHGSEPYRLVTVARFNAQPMAADGRIHGAFEYHPLPRRTADRLYMASQPIPQAFGIAQSADQLATREAR